Proteins encoded together in one Roseibacterium elongatum DSM 19469 window:
- a CDS encoding COG3904 family protein: MIRRFAISAAFVLVVAPAQSDPMTFQEVTTGGICHGCTWIQAEGEITPETPDLFRAFEGDRMLPIVFNSPGGDLAAGLELGRLIREAGYRTGIARSVLEPSMPPEGRFRHYRTAGAICDSACAYAFLGGVDRAIGEGAAIGFHQFIDPSMFELGEGEVSALEMLIDSARDQYVTGLIVEYLVEMGIDLGLYPIAAAVGPADPIRRLTRDEIRELGVARQAGDLEGWTVHAFGNGLFAEATDESTGQVARLFCDARGVHRLTLTTGDAVDWLTADMATDLYQRLLNGLIPLSIGDHSFTGRVAEALSLDDGRGMVVSLEIDPSDVRAIAHGGYLSADIGSVPYIEIPVLEPFQMTLAIEQPDAAINVMRLCV, translated from the coding sequence ATGATCCGCCGTTTCGCCATATCAGCTGCGTTCGTCCTGGTCGTAGCCCCGGCGCAATCTGACCCGATGACGTTTCAGGAAGTGACGACCGGCGGCATTTGTCACGGCTGCACATGGATACAGGCCGAAGGTGAGATCACACCGGAAACGCCGGACCTGTTTCGTGCTTTCGAGGGAGACAGAATGCTCCCGATCGTGTTCAACTCTCCCGGTGGGGATCTCGCCGCCGGTCTGGAACTGGGCCGCCTGATCCGCGAGGCGGGATACCGCACCGGTATCGCGCGCTCTGTTCTCGAACCATCAATGCCGCCCGAGGGTCGCTTCCGGCACTACCGAACCGCTGGAGCAATTTGCGACTCAGCCTGCGCCTATGCCTTCCTCGGTGGCGTGGACCGTGCGATCGGCGAAGGCGCGGCGATCGGGTTCCATCAGTTCATCGACCCGTCGATGTTCGAATTGGGCGAGGGCGAGGTCAGCGCGCTGGAGATGCTGATAGACTCGGCAAGGGACCAATACGTCACCGGACTCATTGTCGAGTACCTTGTGGAGATGGGGATTGATCTTGGGCTCTACCCGATTGCTGCCGCCGTCGGACCGGCCGACCCGATACGCCGGTTGACCCGCGATGAAATTCGCGAGCTCGGTGTCGCCCGACAGGCTGGCGATCTGGAGGGTTGGACGGTGCACGCCTTCGGCAATGGCTTGTTCGCCGAAGCCACAGACGAGAGCACGGGGCAGGTCGCCCGCTTGTTCTGCGATGCACGTGGCGTCCATCGACTTACCTTGACGACGGGTGATGCTGTTGATTGGCTGACTGCGGACATGGCCACCGACCTCTATCAGCGCCTGCTGAACGGCCTGATTCCGTTGTCTATCGGCGACCACAGCTTCACCGGTCGTGTCGCCGAGGCCCTTTCCCTCGACGATGGGCGCGGCATGGTGGTTTCGTTGGAAATTGATCCTTCTGATGTGCGCGCGATTGCTCATGGCGGCTACCTATCGGCGGATATCGGCTCGGTGCCCTACATAGAGATTCCGGTGCTCGAACCCTTTCAAATGACACTTGCAATCGAACAGCCGGACGCCGCCATCAACGTCATGAGGTTATGTGTATGA
- a CDS encoding COG3904 family protein: protein MFRTIIATWISLLATGPAASEPMVFAFVGDASARPGCCWISAEGDITAETPSAFRAFMADHDISVRTIRLHGGGVDHDAAMELGRLFREYDLTTIVGTSLRVIDDIWAFTEEGVCAGACTLAFMGGSARRVPQDAALLASRFIGGSLEDSLQAGSVGTEAAAIARVNQQAATGRIVEYLVEMGVDPRFYALAVSIDPALPGAALTRDQVLEFGIDNISDGAGRWRAVPFGNGFYAETTTPHSDRSVFLYCIGGTDYFVAFHFPYVAATEEVRAAFALGGDEATFTTDRGTITGRVRDFYRSEDGRLLISFSIDGREADMFAGSHRIRLNAIGSSEPGALADPFAISIPLANTNLPRNVLRVCRT from the coding sequence ATGTTTCGCACCATTATCGCGACCTGGATTTCATTGCTCGCAACGGGTCCTGCTGCCTCAGAGCCGATGGTGTTCGCCTTTGTCGGGGACGCCTCGGCGCGGCCCGGCTGTTGCTGGATATCGGCCGAGGGGGACATCACGGCGGAGACGCCGTCAGCGTTCCGCGCCTTCATGGCCGATCATGATATCTCAGTTCGGACCATCAGGTTGCACGGCGGCGGTGTCGACCATGACGCTGCAATGGAGCTTGGGCGATTGTTCCGCGAATATGACTTGACCACGATCGTCGGCACCTCGCTGCGCGTTATCGACGATATTTGGGCCTTCACCGAAGAGGGCGTCTGCGCCGGGGCCTGTACCCTGGCCTTCATGGGAGGGTCGGCCCGCCGCGTTCCACAAGATGCCGCCCTCCTTGCCTCTCGCTTTATTGGTGGTTCCCTAGAGGACTCGCTGCAAGCCGGATCAGTGGGCACCGAGGCCGCGGCCATTGCGCGGGTCAATCAACAAGCGGCCACCGGTCGGATCGTCGAATACCTCGTCGAGATGGGGGTGGACCCGCGGTTCTACGCCCTGGCGGTGAGTATTGATCCTGCCTTGCCGGGTGCGGCGCTGACGCGGGATCAAGTGCTGGAATTCGGAATCGACAATATAAGTGACGGTGCCGGCCGGTGGCGTGCGGTTCCCTTCGGAAACGGGTTCTACGCCGAGACCACGACCCCTCATTCCGACCGCAGTGTCTTCCTCTACTGCATAGGCGGAACGGACTATTTCGTCGCCTTCCATTTTCCATATGTCGCCGCGACGGAAGAGGTGCGGGCCGCCTTCGCCCTCGGCGGCGACGAAGCCACGTTCACCACGGACAGGGGAACGATCACCGGACGCGTCCGGGATTTCTACCGTTCCGAAGATGGCCGATTGCTCATCAGCTTTTCGATCGATGGACGCGAAGCCGACATGTTCGCGGGATCCCATCGCATTAGGTTAAATGCAATCGGCAGCTCCGAGCCGGGCGCCTTGGCCGACCCCTTCGCGATCTCGATCCCGCTCGCCAACACCAACCTTCCCCGAAACGTGCTGAGGGTTTGTCGGACATGA
- a CDS encoding AMP-binding protein: protein MATNPIHEAFLTGQPEGDPFLMTPDGGTLTYGGLRARVAQMAGALQAQGMGPGDRVLCQIEKSPQALILYLATAIAGGVFIPLNTAYTPVELAYFLDDAAPVLLVVDDSTAGARPVADARGVAVVTASELMALDSAPLSDPLARKSDDLAAILYTSGTTGRSKGAMLTHENLISNAKTLCDAWRFERSDVLLHALPVFHTHGLFVATNIALLSGSSMIFHQRFDLDQIARDLPRATAIMGVPTFYSRMLGDDRFDRAALAHMRLIVSGSAPLLAETHAAFETRTGHAILERYGMTETNMITTNPYDGPRRAGTVGHPLPGVSVRLVDPDDQGIGGIEVKGPNVTPGYWQNAEKTAESFTEDGWFITGDLGQFDDDGYLSIVGRAKDLVISGGFNIYPKEVETEIDALPGVVESAVYGAPDPDLGEAVAAAVVLEPGARTDAAQIISALSGRLARFKIPRSIRIMPELPRNAMGKVQKAELRKEAAEQS from the coding sequence ATGGCGACAAACCCGATTCACGAGGCCTTTCTGACCGGTCAGCCCGAAGGCGACCCGTTTCTGATGACGCCCGATGGCGGGACATTGACCTATGGCGGGCTGCGCGCCAGGGTCGCGCAGATGGCAGGCGCCCTGCAGGCGCAAGGCATGGGCCCGGGCGATCGCGTCCTGTGCCAGATCGAGAAATCGCCGCAAGCGCTGATCCTGTACCTTGCCACGGCCATCGCCGGCGGCGTCTTCATCCCGCTCAATACGGCCTACACCCCGGTCGAGTTGGCCTATTTCCTTGACGATGCCGCCCCCGTGCTGCTGGTTGTCGATGACAGCACCGCCGGGGCCCGCCCCGTAGCCGACGCGCGCGGCGTCGCGGTTGTCACCGCGTCGGAGTTGATGGCTCTGGACAGTGCGCCCTTGTCCGACCCGCTTGCGCGCAAGTCGGACGATCTCGCCGCGATCCTGTATACATCCGGCACCACGGGCCGCTCGAAAGGGGCGATGCTGACCCATGAAAACCTGATCTCGAACGCAAAAACCCTGTGCGATGCCTGGCGCTTCGAACGCTCGGACGTCTTGCTGCATGCGCTGCCGGTCTTTCATACCCACGGGCTGTTCGTCGCGACGAATATCGCCCTGTTGTCGGGGTCGAGCATGATCTTTCATCAGCGCTTCGATCTCGATCAGATCGCCCGTGACCTGCCGCGTGCGACCGCCATCATGGGTGTGCCCACCTTCTACAGCCGGATGCTCGGGGATGACCGCTTCGACCGGGCGGCCCTGGCCCATATGCGGTTGATCGTGTCGGGCTCGGCGCCCCTTTTGGCCGAGACGCATGCCGCGTTCGAAACGCGCACCGGCCATGCCATTCTGGAACGCTACGGCATGACGGAAACCAACATGATCACGACCAACCCCTATGATGGCCCGCGCCGCGCCGGGACGGTCGGCCACCCCTTGCCCGGGGTCTCGGTGCGCCTTGTCGATCCCGACGATCAGGGCATCGGCGGCATCGAGGTCAAGGGCCCGAATGTGACACCAGGCTACTGGCAGAACGCCGAGAAAACTGCCGAAAGCTTCACCGAGGATGGCTGGTTCATCACCGGCGATCTGGGGCAATTCGACGATGACGGCTATCTCTCGATCGTGGGGCGCGCGAAGGATCTGGTGATCTCGGGCGGTTTCAACATCTACCCCAAAGAGGTCGAGACCGAAATCGACGCCTTGCCCGGTGTGGTGGAAAGCGCCGTCTACGGCGCACCCGATCCCGACCTTGGCGAGGCCGTTGCCGCAGCGGTGGTTCTGGAACCAGGGGCCCGGACCGACGCCGCGCAGATCATCTCGGCGCTGTCAGGGCGACTGGCCCGCTTCAAGATCCCGCGCAGCATACGGATCATGCCAGAGCTTCCGCGCAACGCCATGGGCAAGGTCCAGAAAGCCGAACTGCGCAAGGAGGCGGCCGAACAGAGCTAA
- a CDS encoding GntR family transcriptional regulator gives MARTPLYKAAETEMIRRIEHGVWPVGTRLGNEFQLAEEFGVSQGTMRRALMTLEAMGLLSRKPGRGTIVAEASGARADGSPSGGLVTPDGTPPQFEIYRAKALTRAADSDEVALFGTARLAVCERVLRLGGDRAALDEIAVPEALAPALDEDAPVDLHDFLSAHALSVARIEDALGVSMTTMGESVTLSCDRHTPLMVLRRVARGGDGAVIGRQVLRVADPDLEYRPGG, from the coding sequence ATGGCCCGCACGCCGCTTTACAAGGCCGCCGAAACCGAAATGATCCGACGCATCGAACACGGCGTCTGGCCTGTCGGCACCCGTCTGGGGAACGAGTTCCAACTGGCCGAGGAGTTCGGCGTAAGCCAGGGCACCATGCGGCGCGCGTTGATGACGCTGGAAGCTATGGGATTGCTGAGCCGCAAGCCCGGACGCGGGACGATCGTGGCCGAGGCCTCCGGCGCACGGGCGGATGGCAGCCCATCCGGCGGTCTGGTGACGCCGGACGGAACGCCCCCGCAATTCGAGATCTACCGCGCCAAGGCCCTGACCCGCGCCGCCGACAGCGACGAGGTGGCCCTGTTCGGGACAGCCCGCCTTGCGGTGTGCGAACGTGTATTGCGACTGGGCGGCGACCGCGCCGCGCTGGACGAAATCGCAGTCCCCGAGGCGCTGGCCCCGGCCCTCGACGAGGACGCCCCGGTGGATTTGCACGATTTCCTGTCCGCGCACGCCTTGTCGGTCGCTCGGATCGAGGATGCGCTCGGCGTGTCGATGACCACGATGGGCGAGTCGGTGACCCTGTCATGTGACCGGCACACGCCGCTGATGGTCTTGAGACGTGTGGCGCGGGGTGGCGACGGGGCCGTGATCGGACGGCAGGTGTTGCGCGTGGCCGATCCGGACCTTGAGTATCGACCGGGGGGGTGA
- a CDS encoding NAD-dependent succinate-semialdehyde dehydrogenase gives MSDWTTRMREANFVGGAWVAADSGATIEVTNPATDEVIGTVPASGEAETMRAIDAAAAAFPDFAAMDLMSRVGLLWKLHDALMDNQQALAELLTIEMGKPITEAKGEIAIGAQYVRWFAEEARRAKGEIVPAGVNGRRILVTKHPVGVVGMITPWNFPSSMLARKVAPALAVGCPIVAKPATATPYSGLAWGALAEEVGYPKGTVNVVTGSARKIAGAMMAREEVRKITFTGSTEVGKELIRQSADTVKKVSMELGGNAPFIVFDDADLDKAAEGAIVSKYRNSGQTCVCANRIYVQAGVHDAFVEKLVEKTRELKVGDGRNADVAQGPLIDTDAVKKVEELLDDAKSKGAEVALGGSRHQLGGTFFQPTILTGATQDMAFAKEEIFGPLAPVFRFETEEDAVRMANDTVFGLASYVYTQDLSRAFRLNEALNYGMIGINSGLITTVEAPFGGVKESGLGKEGGSQGLEDYLDTKYVCIDGI, from the coding sequence ATGAGCGACTGGACAACCCGGATGCGCGAGGCGAATTTCGTCGGCGGCGCATGGGTCGCCGCCGATAGCGGCGCAACGATCGAGGTCACCAACCCCGCCACCGACGAGGTGATCGGCACCGTCCCGGCATCGGGCGAGGCCGAGACGATGCGCGCCATCGATGCCGCCGCCGCCGCCTTCCCCGATTTCGCCGCGATGGATCTGATGAGCCGCGTGGGCCTTTTGTGGAAACTGCATGACGCGCTGATGGACAACCAGCAGGCGCTGGCCGAGTTGCTGACCATCGAGATGGGCAAACCCATCACCGAGGCCAAGGGCGAGATCGCCATCGGCGCGCAATATGTCCGCTGGTTCGCCGAAGAAGCCCGCCGCGCCAAGGGCGAGATCGTGCCCGCCGGCGTCAACGGCCGCCGCATCCTGGTCACGAAACACCCCGTGGGCGTCGTGGGCATGATCACGCCGTGGAATTTCCCCTCCTCCATGCTGGCGCGCAAGGTCGCGCCGGCGCTCGCCGTGGGCTGCCCCATCGTCGCCAAACCGGCCACCGCCACCCCCTATTCGGGCCTCGCCTGGGGGGCGTTGGCCGAAGAGGTGGGCTACCCCAAGGGCACGGTGAACGTGGTCACCGGCTCGGCCCGCAAGATCGCGGGGGCCATGATGGCGCGCGAGGAAGTGCGCAAGATCACCTTCACCGGCTCGACCGAGGTCGGAAAGGAGTTGATCCGGCAGTCTGCGGATACCGTCAAGAAGGTGTCGATGGAACTGGGCGGCAACGCACCCTTCATCGTCTTCGACGACGCCGATCTCGACAAGGCCGCCGAGGGCGCCATCGTCTCGAAATACCGCAATTCCGGCCAGACCTGCGTCTGCGCCAACCGCATCTACGTGCAGGCGGGTGTCCATGACGCCTTTGTCGAGAAACTGGTCGAAAAGACCCGCGAGTTGAAGGTCGGCGATGGCCGGAACGCGGACGTGGCGCAAGGCCCGTTGATCGACACCGACGCCGTGAAGAAGGTCGAGGAACTGCTCGACGACGCCAAATCCAAAGGCGCCGAGGTTGCGCTGGGCGGCTCGCGCCATCAGCTTGGCGGCACCTTCTTCCAGCCCACCATCCTGACCGGGGCGACGCAGGACATGGCCTTCGCCAAGGAAGAAATCTTCGGCCCGCTCGCCCCCGTCTTCAGGTTCGAGACCGAGGAAGACGCCGTGCGCATGGCAAATGACACCGTGTTTGGTCTTGCCTCCTACGTCTACACGCAGGATCTGTCCCGCGCCTTCCGCCTGAACGAGGCGCTGAATTACGGCATGATCGGCATCAATTCGGGCCTCATCACCACGGTCGAGGCCCCCTTTGGCGGCGTCAAGGAGTCCGGCCTCGGAAAAGAGGGCGGCAGCCAGGGGCTCGAGGATTACCTCGACACCAAATACGTCTGCATCGACGGGATCTGA
- a CDS encoding DUF4424 domain-containing protein: protein MAGQSAANDSSVMLRMGGLEFAETDRVAMVSEELYLSPDEVRVTYVMRNLTDAPVTLTVGFPLPPLADFSDDFNPTIPLPDQTNFVGFTTHVDGQQVELTPHVEALVDGEDHADLLTELGIPPIPVYWATIDALEALPVEDVARLQAAGMLDWEGFFPQWELRATFLREQTFPVGRDITIEHRYTPVAGVSLGPPLDPGFDRTAPEADWQVAVSDRYCWDEAMAARDARLAQGIPDIEAEVTYISSEIPYILTTGRNWAGPIGRFSLVVEGESDADMVSLCLPGVRYVSQSRAEFEADNFVPDDDLEVYVYRAVQLPAE from the coding sequence ATGGCCGGCCAAAGCGCTGCGAACGACAGTTCCGTGATGCTGCGCATGGGCGGGTTGGAGTTTGCCGAGACCGACCGCGTCGCCATGGTATCGGAAGAGCTTTACCTGAGCCCTGATGAAGTGCGTGTCACCTATGTCATGCGCAATCTGACCGATGCCCCCGTGACGTTGACGGTGGGCTTCCCCCTGCCGCCGCTGGCCGATTTCAGCGATGACTTCAACCCCACGATCCCGCTACCGGATCAGACGAATTTCGTGGGCTTCACCACCCATGTCGATGGACAACAGGTCGAGTTGACGCCGCATGTCGAGGCGTTGGTCGATGGCGAGGATCACGCCGACCTTCTGACCGAGTTGGGCATTCCGCCCATCCCTGTCTACTGGGCGACGATCGATGCGCTCGAGGCGCTGCCGGTCGAGGATGTCGCGCGGCTGCAAGCGGCCGGCATGCTCGATTGGGAGGGGTTTTTTCCCCAATGGGAACTCAGGGCGACCTTTCTGCGCGAGCAGACCTTTCCGGTTGGACGCGATATCACCATCGAACATCGCTATACGCCTGTCGCGGGCGTCAGCCTCGGGCCACCGCTGGATCCCGGGTTCGACCGCACCGCGCCCGAGGCCGACTGGCAAGTGGCGGTCAGCGATCGCTATTGCTGGGATGAGGCCATGGCCGCCCGCGACGCACGCCTGGCGCAGGGCATCCCCGATATAGAGGCCGAGGTGACCTATATCAGCTCGGAAATCCCTTATATCCTGACAACGGGGCGAAACTGGGCCGGTCCCATCGGGCGGTTTTCACTGGTCGTCGAAGGCGAAAGCGACGCGGACATGGTGTCGCTGTGTCTGCCCGGCGTCCGCTACGTGTCGCAATCTCGCGCCGAGTTTGAAGCCGATAACTTCGTCCCCGATGATGACCTCGAGGTGTATGTCTACAGGGCAGTTCAGCTCCCGGCGGAGTAA
- a CDS encoding type I glyceraldehyde-3-phosphate dehydrogenase → MTIRVAINGFGRIGRSVLRAWAGAPSAWPEVEIVAINDIAPLDTCAYLFEYDSVFGPWRGSVASRGDALIVDGHVLRFSTERDPSRIDLSGIDVLMECTGRATDRSFAEAGLAAGAGRVLVSGPSPKADLTVVLGANDDRLASEHRIVSNASCTTNAIAPLVRLIDEEWGLDSALMTTVHCYTGSQPTVDTPMATPARSRAAALSMVPTTTSAEKLVDVVLPHLAGRVTGSAVRVPSASVSCVDLAVMTRDRPAVEAARAHLAQRAGPVIGWTDKPLVSSDLRARPESLIIAGPEIKRSKGGMLRVFGWYDNEWGFSCRMLDVATRMGRQMTEEGTT, encoded by the coding sequence ATGACCATCCGCGTAGCAATCAATGGGTTTGGCCGCATCGGCCGCTCGGTTCTGCGGGCATGGGCCGGCGCGCCGTCTGCCTGGCCCGAGGTCGAGATCGTCGCCATCAACGATATCGCCCCGTTGGACACCTGCGCCTACCTGTTCGAATACGACAGCGTCTTCGGCCCCTGGCGCGGCTCCGTCGCGTCGCGGGGCGATGCCCTGATCGTCGACGGGCATGTTCTCCGCTTCAGTACGGAACGCGATCCGTCACGGATCGACCTGAGCGGTATCGACGTTCTCATGGAATGCACGGGCCGTGCCACCGACCGCAGCTTTGCCGAGGCCGGACTGGCCGCCGGGGCCGGTCGCGTCCTTGTCTCCGGGCCATCGCCAAAGGCCGATCTGACCGTTGTTCTGGGGGCGAATGACGACCGCCTCGCGTCAGAGCATCGGATCGTTTCCAACGCCTCTTGCACGACCAATGCCATTGCGCCGCTCGTTCGCCTGATCGACGAGGAATGGGGGCTCGATTCCGCTCTGATGACGACGGTGCATTGCTATACCGGCAGCCAGCCAACGGTGGACACGCCCATGGCCACGCCCGCGCGGTCCCGCGCCGCGGCGCTGTCGATGGTGCCCACCACCACCAGCGCCGAAAAGCTGGTCGATGTCGTCCTGCCGCATCTTGCGGGGCGGGTCACCGGGTCGGCCGTGCGGGTGCCATCGGCCAGCGTCTCCTGCGTGGATCTCGCCGTGATGACGCGGGACCGCCCCGCGGTGGAGGCGGCCCGCGCCCATCTCGCACAGCGGGCCGGCCCGGTCATCGGTTGGACGGACAAGCCACTGGTCAGCAGCGATCTGCGTGCCCGGCCCGAGAGCCTGATCATCGCCGGGCCCGAGATCAAGCGGTCCAAGGGCGGCATGCTGCGCGTTTTCGGGTGGTATGACAACGAATGGGGTTTTTCCTGCCGCATGCTCGACGTGGCCACACGCATGGGCCGGCAGATGACAGAGGAGGGAACGACATGA